The following are encoded together in the Deltaproteobacteria bacterium genome:
- a CDS encoding MBL fold metallo-hydrolase, whose amino-acid sequence MIRVTCLGGAGSVTGSCYLVESPAKKKVLVDCGLFQGGRQMEERNRGDWGFDPKEIETLFLTHAHIDHSGRIPKLVKDGFQGKIITSPPTAELCEIMLLDAAHIQEMDAEWQTRKNKRQAGVDVAPLYTTEDAEASLKYLHPTEKNQIITIEPGVKARLRNAGHILGSSILELWVEDGKDALKMVFSGDLGKKEQLIVRDPREIFNADYLFVESTYGNRIHRTFEESKKELVEAIRYSAAAGEKIIIPAFAVERTQEILYILGEFLRNGLIPDIPIYLDSPLAIKATEIFRKNKKCYDEEALAIVDSGYDPFGMPNLHFTPSTKESMAINEASGPAIVIAGSGMCTAGRIKHHLKHNLWRPGASIVIVGFQAKGTTGRKIVDGAKQVKIFRENVAVRARVFTIGGFSAHADQEDLLAWVSHFESNPKVFVVHGEAAASTALAEKIQERLHLIAHIPMWKERLILKPKDLAWENPPAEEETPDVKTTMLNTLIDLENELKALRKKIKSTEVDKDMGEEEIDRLKYIQDELKSVFGP is encoded by the coding sequence CGTAGACTGCGGGCTTTTTCAGGGCGGACGGCAGATGGAGGAGCGGAACAGGGGAGACTGGGGGTTTGACCCGAAAGAGATCGAGACCCTTTTCTTGACCCACGCCCATATTGACCACAGTGGTCGAATCCCGAAGCTGGTGAAGGATGGGTTTCAAGGGAAGATCATCACCTCCCCGCCGACTGCAGAGCTGTGCGAGATCATGCTCTTGGATGCGGCCCACATCCAGGAAATGGATGCCGAGTGGCAGACCCGCAAGAACAAACGCCAGGCCGGAGTGGATGTGGCGCCCCTGTATACCACGGAGGACGCTGAGGCAAGCCTGAAATATCTGCATCCCACCGAAAAAAACCAGATCATCACGATCGAGCCGGGTGTCAAGGCCCGGCTGAGGAATGCCGGGCATATCCTGGGCTCTTCCATTCTGGAACTCTGGGTGGAAGATGGGAAAGATGCGCTCAAGATGGTCTTTTCCGGAGATCTGGGCAAAAAAGAACAGCTGATCGTCAGGGACCCGCGGGAGATCTTTAACGCCGACTATCTGTTTGTGGAATCCACCTACGGTAACCGCATCCATCGTACATTTGAAGAGAGCAAGAAGGAACTGGTTGAGGCCATAAGGTACAGCGCAGCAGCCGGAGAGAAGATCATTATCCCGGCCTTTGCCGTGGAAAGAACTCAGGAAATCCTCTATATTCTGGGTGAATTTCTCCGCAACGGCCTGATCCCGGACATCCCCATCTACCTGGACAGTCCACTGGCCATAAAGGCGACGGAGATCTTCCGGAAGAACAAGAAGTGCTACGATGAAGAGGCCCTTGCCATTGTCGATTCCGGTTATGACCCCTTCGGAATGCCCAACCTCCACTTCACCCCCAGCACAAAAGAATCCATGGCCATTAACGAGGCATCGGGACCAGCCATTGTGATTGCCGGAAGCGGCATGTGTACGGCAGGCCGGATCAAGCATCACCTCAAGCACAATCTCTGGCGCCCGGGCGCCAGCATTGTGATCGTGGGATTTCAGGCCAAGGGGACCACCGGCCGCAAGATAGTAGACGGCGCAAAGCAGGTCAAGATATTCAGAGAGAACGTGGCGGTCAGGGCCAGGGTCTTCACCATCGGCGGCTTTTCGGCCCATGCCGACCAGGAGGACCTTTTGGCGTGGGTGTCTCATTTCGAATCCAACCCCAAGGTCTTCGTGGTGCACGGGGAGGCTGCCGCCAGTACGGCCCTGGCAGAGAAGATCCAGGAAAGGCTCCACCTGATCGCCCATATCCCGATGTGGAAAGAGCGTCTTATCCTCAAACCGAAGGATCTGGCATGGGAGAATCCCCCGGCCGAGGAGGAGACCCCGGACGTGAAAACCACCATGCTGAATACCCTCATCGACCTGGAGAATGAACTCAAGGCCTTGCGCAAGAAGATCAAATCAACAGAGGTAGACAAGGATATGGGAGAAGAGGAGATCGACCGCCTCAAATACATCCAGGACGAACTGAAATCGGTTTTTGGTCCTTGA